One stretch of Deltaproteobacteria bacterium DNA includes these proteins:
- a CDS encoding ATP-binding protein, with protein MFESVLVDQNPHWDGAVYPEGVPRLVLDDVKKHLDLPHILSFVGVRRAGKSTLMRQMINHLIRERSVPPRNILFCNLEMPVLNRYRNDVANLDRIYEDYLKLAAPQGRVFVFLDEVQFFPDWQVFVKSRYEQGDLKFMVTGSNSRLISSEFMTLLSGRTLPVEVLPFSFGEFLRARDVSVADEVSALRQRPRLRVLCDEYLRTGGFPEAVFLDVQTLRNEILGMYARTILQQDIVPRFGVKKPADLETLFLYLMTNVAALYTPKRLSAFVGLSDKTIKDYLTYYGDVRLLFAVELFHFSLKQQIRSPKKIYAVDTGLAAAVSFRFSENVGRYLENLVFLELRRRGWEVFYYRTANGLEVDFLCRKGGEPMRLIQVAWEMETADTRKSELRSLAKAMTELDMKDAIIVTHEEEGETPVNGGTVRILPAWRFLLGMT; from the coding sequence ATGTTTGAATCCGTTCTTGTCGATCAGAACCCCCATTGGGATGGCGCCGTTTATCCGGAAGGCGTCCCCCGGCTGGTCCTGGACGACGTCAAGAAACATTTGGATCTTCCTCACATCCTTTCTTTCGTCGGCGTCCGCCGCGCCGGAAAGAGCACCCTCATGCGGCAGATGATAAACCACCTGATCCGCGAACGGAGTGTGCCGCCCCGAAACATTCTCTTCTGCAACCTGGAAATGCCGGTTCTGAACCGTTACCGCAACGATGTGGCCAACCTGGACCGGATCTACGAGGATTACCTGAAGCTCGCCGCCCCGCAGGGAAGGGTCTTCGTCTTTCTCGACGAGGTGCAGTTCTTCCCGGACTGGCAGGTCTTTGTCAAGTCCCGCTACGAACAGGGAGACCTCAAATTCATGGTGACGGGCTCCAATTCCCGGCTGATCTCCTCGGAATTCATGACCCTCCTGTCCGGCCGAACCCTCCCCGTCGAAGTGCTGCCCTTTTCTTTCGGCGAATTTCTCCGCGCCCGCGACGTATCCGTTGCAGACGAGGTTTCAGCCCTCCGGCAGCGCCCCCGTCTCCGGGTTTTATGCGACGAGTACCTCCGGACGGGCGGTTTCCCCGAAGCTGTCTTTCTCGACGTGCAGACCCTCCGGAACGAGATCCTTGGCATGTACGCCCGAACGATCCTCCAGCAGGACATCGTCCCGCGCTTCGGCGTTAAGAAACCGGCCGATCTGGAAACCCTCTTTCTTTATCTGATGACCAACGTCGCCGCCCTCTACACCCCCAAACGGCTCTCTGCGTTTGTCGGTCTCAGTGACAAGACGATCAAGGATTATCTGACCTATTACGGTGATGTGCGGCTCCTGTTTGCCGTCGAACTCTTTCATTTTTCGCTGAAACAGCAGATCCGGAGCCCCAAGAAAATCTACGCCGTTGATACGGGACTCGCCGCCGCCGTTTCCTTCCGTTTTTCGGAAAACGTCGGCCGCTATCTGGAAAATCTCGTCTTTCTGGAACTGCGCCGCCGGGGGTGGGAGGTGTTCTACTACCGGACCGCCAACGGCCTGGAGGTGGATTTCCTCTGCCGGAAGGGCGGCGAACCGATGCGGCTGATCCAGGTGGCCTGGGAGATGGAAACCGCCGACACCCGAAAGAGCGAGCTCCGCAGCCTCGCGAAGGCAATGACGGAACTGGACATGAAGGACGCGATCATCGTCACGCATGAAGAAGAGGGAGAGACCCCGGTGAACGGCGGGACCGTTCGCATCCTACCAGCCTGGCGGTTCCTCCTCGGAATGACGTGA
- a CDS encoding type II toxin-antitoxin system RelB/DinJ family antitoxin → MARTAMINARTEMALKAEVEGIFKTLGMSTTEAINIFFKQVKMRKGLPFAVEIPNAETLQTFKDSEAGQGLILCKNADDVFKKLGI, encoded by the coding sequence ATGGCAAGAACGGCAATGATCAACGCACGGACAGAAATGGCATTAAAAGCCGAAGTAGAGGGAATCTTTAAGACTTTGGGAATGTCCACTACCGAGGCGATAAACATCTTTTTCAAGCAAGTGAAGATGAGAAAGGGCCTGCCCTTCGCCGTAGAAATTCCGAATGCAGAAACCCTGCAAACATTCAAGGACAGCGAAGCCGGGCAGGGCCTCATATTATGCAAGAACGCCGATGATGTGTTTAAGAAGCTTGGTATCTGA
- a CDS encoding type II toxin-antitoxin system YafQ family toxin, producing MRIPVYTTRFKKDLKRMQARGGDVLNIKAVMQDLMEKKLLALKYRDHFLIGNFKDRRECHIEPDWLLIYRLDGDMIIFERTGTHADLFK from the coding sequence ATGAGAATACCCGTCTATACAACACGGTTCAAAAAAGACCTGAAACGTATGCAGGCACGTGGCGGCGATGTTTTGAATATCAAGGCCGTCATGCAAGACCTGATGGAAAAAAAGCTGCTTGCCTTAAAATACCGAGATCATTTTTTAATCGGTAATTTCAAGGATCGGCGGGAATGCCATATTGAACCAGACTGGCTTTTGATTTACCGGCTTGACGGGGACATGATCATCTTTGAACGGACGGGAACACATGCCGACTTGTTTAAATAG
- a CDS encoding helix-turn-helix transcriptional regulator, protein MTTIKKIFGAHLFQLRNKAGLTQARLAEKTDLSVDSISRIERGDRAPSLESIEKLSNALKIRMPELFNFGGEEIAALSECPPESLQLWKLLKGKRPSQVKKLTEIAKIVLE, encoded by the coding sequence ATGACAACCATCAAGAAAATTTTCGGGGCTCATCTTTTTCAACTACGCAATAAAGCTGGGCTTACCCAAGCAAGGCTGGCTGAAAAAACGGATCTCAGTGTTGATTCGATAAGCCGAATAGAAAGAGGCGACCGAGCGCCATCTTTGGAATCCATAGAAAAATTATCGAATGCCCTGAAAATAAGAATGCCAGAATTGTTCAATTTTGGGGGTGAAGAAATAGCGGCTTTATCGGAATGCCCTCCTGAATCTCTGCAATTATGGAAACTTCTAAAAGGCAAACGACCAAGTCAGGTAAAAAAGCTAACCGAGATTGCCAAGATTGTCCTGGAATAA
- the serS gene encoding serine--tRNA ligase: MLDIKFIRNNMDFVRGKMTERQAVVALDRFSELDAGRRDLLLAVENLRSERNTVSKEIGARKKNNEDSASLLSAMAEVSARIKELDDSLKNIEAELGDFALTIPNIPDASVVCGAGAEDNPVVRTWGEKPAFDFLPRPHWEIGESLGILDFARGAKITGARFTLYRGWGATLERALINFMLDLHTTEHGYTEILPPFLVNRESMTATGQLPKFAEDLFKIEGMDYFLIPTAEVPVTNIHRDEILEEQDLPLYYAAWSACFRAEAGSYGKDTRGLIRQHQFNKVELVKFTTPETSYQELEKLTANAEDILKRLAIPFRTVSLCTGDLGFSAAKTFDIEAWLPGQDTYREISSCSNFEAFQARRAAIRFRRRESGKVEFVHTLNGSGLAIGRTLVAILENYQQADGSVIIPEALRPYTKGIDRITRTR, from the coding sequence ATGCTCGACATAAAATTTATCAGAAATAACATGGACTTTGTGCGCGGGAAGATGACCGAACGACAGGCGGTAGTCGCTCTCGATCGTTTCAGCGAACTGGATGCCGGCCGCAGGGACCTCTTGCTGGCAGTGGAGAATCTGCGCAGTGAGCGCAATACCGTCTCCAAGGAAATAGGCGCGCGGAAAAAAAATAATGAGGACAGCGCCTCTCTTTTATCAGCCATGGCGGAGGTTTCCGCCCGCATCAAAGAGCTTGACGATTCCTTGAAGAATATCGAGGCCGAGCTGGGCGACTTTGCGCTCACGATACCCAATATTCCCGATGCCTCGGTTGTCTGTGGCGCCGGTGCGGAAGACAATCCCGTAGTCCGGACCTGGGGTGAAAAGCCGGCTTTTGACTTTCTTCCCCGCCCCCACTGGGAAATCGGCGAAAGCTTAGGCATCCTGGATTTTGCCCGGGGCGCCAAGATCACCGGGGCGCGCTTCACCCTGTATCGCGGCTGGGGTGCAACGCTGGAAAGGGCGCTGATCAATTTCATGCTGGATCTGCACACCACGGAACATGGTTATACGGAGATCCTGCCCCCTTTTCTGGTCAACCGGGAAAGCATGACGGCGACTGGACAGTTGCCGAAGTTTGCTGAAGACCTGTTTAAGATAGAGGGGATGGATTATTTTCTCATTCCCACGGCAGAGGTGCCCGTGACCAATATCCACCGGGACGAAATATTGGAGGAACAGGATCTCCCACTCTATTACGCGGCCTGGTCGGCCTGCTTCCGCGCCGAGGCCGGATCCTATGGTAAGGATACGCGAGGACTGATCCGGCAGCATCAGTTTAACAAGGTAGAGCTCGTTAAGTTTACGACCCCGGAGACCTCCTATCAGGAGCTTGAGAAATTGACCGCCAATGCCGAAGATATTCTGAAAAGGCTCGCGATCCCTTTCCGCACGGTCAGCTTATGCACCGGCGACCTGGGATTTTCGGCTGCCAAAACTTTTGACATAGAGGCCTGGCTGCCGGGACAGGACACCTATCGGGAGATATCCTCGTGCAGCAATTTCGAGGCCTTTCAGGCCCGCCGCGCTGCCATCCGTTTCCGCCGCAGGGAAAGCGGCAAGGTGGAATTCGTACACACCCTGAATGGTTCAGGTCTGGCGATCGGCAGGACATTGGTGGCTATCCTGGAAAACTACCAGCAGGCGGATGGCAGCGTCATCATACCGGAGGCGCTGCGACCCTACACGAAAGGGATTGACAGGATCACGCGCACAAGGTAA
- the murJ gene encoding murein biosynthesis integral membrane protein MurJ, producing the protein MDKENLTNRENSRVAKAAGVVGAATMLSRVFGFIRDMVVAGCFGAGLTTDAFFVAFRIPNLLRRLLGEGSLTVSFVPVFTEYLKKKSFREAGELANVAFTALSALLVIVALAGMLFSPLIVTFMAPGFVKFPQQYELTVFLNRLMFPYVFFICLVALCMGILNSLRHFAVPALSPVVLNIAMITTTLTLRGFFQEPITALAVGVLIGGVLQLAMQWPILVRMGMRLRPDFRFSHPGLKQIGRLMIPSILGSAVYQINIFIGTILASFLPRGSVSFLYYADRVVELPLGVFAIAVGTAALPSFSEHVATGDFTRLKKTISFSLRLILFIAIPATVALIILRVPIISVLFQRGAFNASSTLLTAEALLCYALGLWAFSAIRIIDSAFFSIQDRKSPLKVAFLSLFVNLVGSIILMYPLKHGGLALATSLASAVNVITLAVILRNKIGAFLDGEFYHSLWRTIIASLLMGGALLLVPFLTKWDNTGSLHSRLYFLIIGVTVGLAIFLLSSRLLKNQELMMLIGAVKRRLPHKVP; encoded by the coding sequence ATGGACAAAGAGAACTTAACGAACAGAGAAAATTCGCGGGTTGCCAAGGCAGCCGGGGTCGTGGGCGCCGCAACCATGCTTTCCCGGGTCTTCGGTTTCATCAGGGATATGGTCGTCGCCGGATGTTTCGGCGCCGGTCTGACCACGGATGCCTTTTTTGTCGCCTTCCGTATTCCGAACCTGCTGCGGCGTCTGCTCGGGGAGGGGTCGCTCACGGTCTCCTTCGTTCCTGTCTTCACGGAATACTTGAAAAAAAAATCATTTCGCGAGGCCGGCGAGTTGGCCAATGTCGCCTTCACCGCTCTTTCCGCCCTGCTCGTAATAGTTGCCCTGGCGGGGATGCTGTTTTCGCCGCTGATCGTGACGTTCATGGCGCCGGGCTTCGTAAAATTTCCGCAGCAGTATGAACTGACGGTATTTCTCAACCGGCTGATGTTTCCTTATGTTTTCTTCATTTGTCTGGTGGCCCTTTGCATGGGTATTCTGAATTCGCTGCGGCATTTTGCCGTCCCGGCCCTGTCGCCCGTGGTCTTAAATATTGCCATGATCACGACCACGCTTACCCTGCGCGGCTTTTTCCAGGAACCCATCACCGCTCTGGCCGTAGGGGTGCTCATCGGAGGGGTGCTCCAGCTAGCCATGCAGTGGCCAATTCTGGTCCGGATGGGTATGCGGCTGAGACCGGATTTCCGGTTTTCCCATCCCGGCCTGAAACAGATCGGGCGCCTCATGATCCCCTCCATACTGGGATCGGCAGTCTATCAGATCAACATCTTTATCGGCACCATTCTGGCTTCCTTCCTGCCCCGCGGCAGTGTCTCCTTCCTGTATTATGCCGACCGGGTCGTCGAATTGCCGCTGGGAGTCTTTGCCATCGCCGTAGGCACGGCGGCGCTGCCCAGCTTTTCAGAACATGTCGCCACAGGAGATTTTACCAGGCTGAAAAAAACCATTTCTTTCTCCTTAAGGCTGATCCTCTTTATCGCCATTCCAGCCACGGTGGCCCTGATCATCCTGCGCGTACCCATTATTTCCGTACTTTTTCAGCGCGGGGCGTTCAACGCCAGTTCAACCCTTCTCACCGCCGAGGCGCTCTTGTGCTATGCTCTTGGACTTTGGGCCTTTTCCGCCATCCGGATCATTGACTCCGCCTTCTTTTCTATCCAGGACCGTAAATCGCCTCTGAAGGTCGCCTTTTTGTCTCTCTTCGTAAACCTGGTGGGCAGCATCATCCTGATGTATCCCTTAAAACACGGCGGCCTCGCGCTGGCTACCTCCCTGGCCTCGGCGGTGAATGTCATCACCCTAGCGGTTATCCTGCGGAATAAGATCGGTGCCTTCCTGGATGGAGAATTTTACCACTCCCTTTGGAGGACAATCATCGCCTCCCTGCTTATGGGCGGAGCGCTGCTCCTGGTTCCCTTCCTCACGAAGTGGGATAATACGGGCTCGCTGCATTCCCGCCTCTATTTTCTGATTATCGGCGTCACTGTGGGACTGGCCATTTTTCTGCTATCTTCCCGCTTGCTGAAGAACCAGGAACTGATGATGCTGATCGGCGCCGTAAAAAGAAGATTGCCCCATAAGGTACCGTGA
- a CDS encoding DUF167 domain-containing protein: MIPIKEKAGRVVFLVQVLPRSSQCKLVGCQGDFLKIKITAPPVDGRANEECIRFLADVLGVKKDQVQIVSGLKAKKKIIAIQGLTIKAVEEVLAACLPAV, from the coding sequence ATGATCCCGATCAAAGAGAAAGCGGGGAGAGTTGTTTTTCTCGTCCAGGTACTTCCCCGGTCGTCGCAATGCAAGTTGGTTGGCTGCCAGGGTGACTTTTTAAAAATTAAAATCACCGCCCCTCCCGTGGACGGTCGTGCCAATGAGGAATGCATCCGTTTTCTGGCCGACGTTTTAGGAGTTAAAAAGGATCAAGTGCAGATCGTAAGCGGTCTCAAAGCCAAAAAAAAGATCATCGCGATCCAGGGGCTGACAATAAAAGCTGTGGAAGAGGTACTTGCCGCCTGTCTTCCTGCCGTCTAA
- a CDS encoding YggT family protein, whose translation MFIVGNFIAALAKIIDMGLTLYMWIIIGRSLISWVNPDPYNPIVQFLYRVTEPVMAPIRRWLPLRNMGIDISPIIVIAAIIFLQSFLLKSMMEMAFYLK comes from the coding sequence ATGTTCATAGTGGGAAACTTCATTGCGGCACTGGCCAAGATCATTGATATGGGTCTGACGCTCTATATGTGGATTATCATTGGCAGATCGCTAATTTCCTGGGTAAACCCGGACCCTTACAATCCGATTGTGCAGTTTCTTTACCGGGTGACAGAACCCGTGATGGCGCCGATACGGCGGTGGCTGCCCTTAAGGAACATGGGCATTGACATCTCACCAATTATAGTGATTGCGGCCATCATCTTTCTGCAGAGTTTTCTGCTGAAGAGCATGATGGAAATGGCTTTTTACCTGAAATAA
- a CDS encoding Sir2 family NAD-dependent protein deacetylase has protein sequence MENLYKKAADLICDASTIVAFTGAGVSTESGIPDFRSPGGIWEKYQPVYYDDFLSSAAARREYWQRSRVTYPLLRDARPNPTHLALCELERMGKLEAIITQNIDRLHHKAGSSPERVIEIHGTVAYAVCQDCHKTYDRDELQEQLEAQEDIRPPACAECHGPLKDATISFGQSMPEKEMAAAGQHAQTCDLMIVLGSSLVVYPAAYLPQQAHQSGAKLIIINLDPTPCDHLAAVAIQARTGETLTQIVALVKQRLGK, from the coding sequence ATGGAAAACCTCTACAAGAAAGCAGCGGATTTGATCTGTGATGCCAGTACGATAGTCGCTTTTACGGGCGCCGGCGTGAGCACCGAATCGGGCATCCCGGATTTTCGGAGCCCCGGCGGCATCTGGGAAAAGTATCAACCCGTCTATTATGATGATTTTTTATCCAGCGCCGCGGCGCGCCGCGAATACTGGCAGAGAAGCAGGGTTACCTACCCGCTCCTGCGGGATGCCAGACCCAATCCCACGCACTTGGCTCTCTGCGAACTGGAGCGGATGGGCAAACTGGAGGCGATCATTACCCAAAACATAGACCGCCTCCACCACAAGGCAGGCAGCTCGCCGGAGAGAGTTATTGAAATCCATGGCACCGTGGCCTATGCCGTCTGTCAGGATTGCCATAAAACCTATGACCGCGATGAGCTGCAAGAGCAACTGGAAGCTCAGGAAGACATCCGGCCTCCTGCCTGTGCGGAATGTCATGGTCCCTTGAAGGACGCCACGATCTCTTTCGGCCAATCTATGCCGGAGAAGGAAATGGCAGCGGCGGGTCAACATGCGCAGACCTGTGACCTGATGATCGTCTTGGGCTCATCGCTCGTGGTTTACCCGGCCGCCTATCTGCCCCAGCAGGCCCATCAATCGGGCGCCAAGCTTATTATCATCAATCTCGACCCCACCCCCTGCGATCACCTGGCGGCGGTGGCCATCCAGGCCCGGACCGGGGAAACGCTAACGCAGATTGTCGCGCTGGTCAAACAACGGCTGGGGAAGTAG
- the rsmG gene encoding 16S rRNA (guanine(527)-N(7))-methyltransferase RsmG, with product MHGNWPQQLLQAASLMGVLLGEKQLELFNRYYQEIMRWNEKINLLSRSSAEDTLLKNFIDSLTAVQFLTARESRVLDMGSGGGFPGIPLKIACPALQVSLLEASRKKASFLKHILRTLQLAKITVIHERAENLRGQESCRNSFDTVISKAAFKLPQLLTLGAAFLRPGGILMAMKGADISDELAEARPAAAAAELLLTASHALTLPVTGDRRQILIYTRAQ from the coding sequence ATGCACGGGAATTGGCCACAGCAGCTTCTCCAGGCCGCGTCATTAATGGGAGTGCTTCTCGGAGAAAAACAGCTCGAACTTTTTAACCGTTATTATCAGGAGATCATGAGGTGGAATGAAAAAATCAACCTACTGTCGCGCAGTTCTGCTGAGGATACGTTACTGAAGAATTTCATTGATTCCCTGACGGCGGTCCAGTTTTTAACGGCGCGGGAAAGTCGCGTTCTGGATATGGGAAGCGGCGGCGGGTTTCCCGGCATCCCCTTGAAGATCGCCTGCCCTGCCCTGCAAGTATCTCTCCTGGAGGCTTCCCGGAAAAAAGCGTCTTTCCTGAAACACATCCTCCGCACGCTGCAACTTGCAAAAATAACGGTCATTCATGAACGGGCGGAAAATCTCCGGGGCCAGGAGTCCTGCCGGAACAGCTTTGATACGGTCATATCCAAGGCCGCCTTCAAGCTCCCGCAGTTGCTTACCTTAGGCGCTGCTTTCCTCCGCCCGGGGGGAATCCTGATGGCCATGAAGGGCGCCGATATCAGCGACGAACTGGCGGAGGCCCGGCCGGCCGCCGCTGCCGCAGAATTATTGTTAACCGCCTCCCACGCCTTGACTCTGCCCGTCACCGGAGATCGGCGCCAGATACTGATTTACACAAGGGCACAGTAA
- the yqeB gene encoding selenium-dependent molybdenum cofactor biosynthesis protein YqeB, whose protein sequence is MEEHLLRNVVVGIKGAGEMASGVAWRLWQANIRRIFMLEIPRPMAVRRQVSFCEAIYEKDFSVDGVPAVRVENAAGIYQAWEQERLAVAVDPRWTLIARMQPQIVIDAILAKINLGTSINEAPLVIGMGPGFRAGVDVHMVIETNRGHNLGRVLLAGAAEANTGIPGDIGGYAQERVLRATCGGIFTTGAQIGALVRQGEQIGAVAGKPVAAGIAGIIRGLLRDGTEVEQGAKLGDIDPRGETGYCATVSDKALAIGGAALEAILRVYNG, encoded by the coding sequence ATGGAAGAACATCTTTTGAGGAATGTTGTGGTGGGCATCAAGGGGGCGGGAGAAATGGCCAGCGGCGTAGCCTGGCGTCTCTGGCAGGCAAACATACGCCGGATATTCATGCTGGAGATACCCCGTCCCATGGCGGTCAGACGCCAGGTATCATTCTGTGAAGCCATCTACGAGAAAGATTTTAGTGTTGATGGCGTGCCCGCGGTTCGGGTCGAGAATGCAGCCGGTATTTATCAGGCCTGGGAGCAGGAGCGGCTTGCCGTAGCTGTTGACCCACGCTGGACGCTGATTGCCCGGATGCAGCCACAGATTGTGATTGATGCCATTTTGGCCAAGATTAATCTGGGCACGAGTATCAACGAAGCGCCTCTCGTCATCGGAATGGGCCCCGGTTTCCGGGCCGGTGTAGATGTGCACATGGTCATCGAGACCAACCGGGGGCATAATTTGGGACGGGTTCTCCTGGCCGGCGCCGCCGAGGCCAATACCGGCATCCCGGGAGATATCGGAGGGTATGCGCAAGAACGTGTGCTGAGGGCGACCTGCGGCGGCATTTTTACCACGGGGGCACAAATCGGCGCTCTGGTGCGGCAGGGAGAGCAGATTGGTGCGGTCGCGGGGAAGCCAGTGGCGGCAGGGATCGCGGGGATCATCAGGGGCCTGCTCCGCGACGGGACGGAGGTAGAGCAAGGCGCCAAGCTCGGTGACATAGACCCACGCGGTGAGACCGGCTACTGCGCTACCGTCTCCGACAAGGCGCTGGCCATTGGCGGGGCAGCTTTGGAAGCAATTCTCCGGGTCTACAATGGATAA
- the yqeC gene encoding selenium cofactor biosynthesis protein YqeC yields the protein MTPLADIMALRGGGVISIVGGGGKTTLMERLAREILVRGETVLVTTTTRIMMPKGESPERVLISGQTREVLRLAEALLSVSGRLTAASACLPAEDKLIGFRATQIGELEKGNLFDWILVEADGARHLSLKAPAPHEPVVPPSSRWVVAVVGLDAIGRPLTDEWVFRSRLFAEITGLTPGAAITEESVATALIHEKGILKDCPADALKYVFLNKAETEDRRMRGRLIAHILQEKGLMRPERVIIGALERETEPLECYVL from the coding sequence ATGACACCTCTGGCGGATATAATGGCCCTCCGTGGCGGTGGTGTGATCAGCATTGTCGGCGGCGGCGGTAAGACTACCCTTATGGAGCGTCTGGCGCGCGAAATTCTGGTTCGTGGCGAAACCGTATTAGTGACCACGACTACCAGGATTATGATGCCTAAGGGTGAAAGTCCGGAACGGGTTCTCATCTCCGGCCAGACCCGCGAAGTTCTGAGACTGGCGGAAGCCTTGCTCTCCGTGTCCGGGCGTTTGACGGCGGCCAGCGCCTGCCTTCCTGCCGAGGATAAACTGATCGGCTTTAGGGCTACGCAGATAGGGGAGCTGGAGAAGGGAAACCTGTTTGACTGGATACTGGTGGAAGCCGACGGAGCGCGACACCTGTCGCTCAAGGCGCCGGCTCCGCATGAACCGGTCGTCCCTCCCTCTTCGCGCTGGGTCGTCGCCGTGGTCGGTTTGGATGCGATTGGCAGACCACTAACGGATGAATGGGTTTTTCGCAGCCGCCTCTTTGCGGAAATAACCGGCCTGACGCCGGGAGCGGCCATTACGGAAGAGTCGGTCGCGACCGCCCTAATACATGAAAAGGGCATCCTTAAAGATTGTCCCGCTGATGCCCTAAAATACGTTTTCCTCAACAAGGCCGAAACGGAGGACCGTAGAATGAGGGGACGTCTGATCGCCCATATCTTGCAGGAAAAAGGGTTGATGCGACCGGAGCGGGTGATTATCGGCGCCCTGGAGCGGGAAACAGAGCCGCTGGAATGTTATGTCCTGTAA
- a CDS encoding nucleotidyltransferase family protein: MGKHPTAGIVLAAGMSTRLGQPKHLITLDGKTLLARVVAAALESELAEVILVLGHEAGRVLAALGSLGCEERLRTVVNERYEDGMAGSLQAGLLTVKEQYPAVMFLLGDQPLIDADVINLLLHRFWSADKDICVPVQGERRGNPVCFSRRFYEQILGIQGDTGAREIIVRHPGDVLLVEIDSPSLFLDIDRAEDLEMLLALL, translated from the coding sequence ATGGGAAAGCACCCCACCGCCGGCATAGTCCTGGCGGCGGGAATGTCCACCCGGTTGGGCCAGCCCAAGCATCTCATCACCCTGGACGGAAAAACCCTCCTGGCCCGGGTAGTCGCTGCCGCTCTGGAATCGGAACTTGCCGAGGTAATCCTTGTCCTCGGCCACGAGGCGGGAAGAGTGCTGGCTGCCCTCGGTTCCCTGGGGTGTGAGGAGCGATTACGAACCGTTGTCAACGAGAGATATGAAGATGGTATGGCCGGTTCGCTGCAGGCCGGGTTGCTGACGGTAAAAGAGCAATATCCTGCGGTAATGTTTCTGCTGGGTGATCAACCGCTGATTGACGCCGACGTCATAAATCTTCTGCTCCACCGTTTCTGGTCAGCGGACAAAGATATCTGCGTGCCGGTGCAGGGTGAAAGGCGTGGCAATCCCGTCTGTTTCAGCCGCCGTTTCTACGAGCAGATCCTCGGTATCCAGGGCGACACGGGCGCCCGGGAAATCATCGTCAGACATCCCGGGGATGTGCTTTTAGTCGAGATTGACAGTCCGTCCCTTTTTCTGGATATTGATCGTGCCGAGGATTTGGAAATGCTCCTTGCGCTTCTCTAA